A stretch of the Rosa rugosa chromosome 5, drRosRugo1.1, whole genome shotgun sequence genome encodes the following:
- the LOC133710077 gene encoding pentatricopeptide repeat-containing protein At2g18940, chloroplastic — translation MEGTLFPSRPVLPIQTSRPIQPSPPVKFNATTLPPLPQTPSSFPIDSLLQHLLNISSPPNTPHNLKPLNPPHQTNAIFPSLQISVDSTPKQHQLKKPTSVLVHDFEDKAKPEDGLIDFLTVKGKMMFNSIVESPLHCVNELCDSAKFELLEVDLISLLKALDLSGNWERALLLFEWIMLNLHSESLKLDKQIIELMVRILGRESQHTIASKLFDVIPIEEYSLDVRAYTTVIHAYSRTGKYERAIDLFEKLMEMGLSPTLVTYNVMLDVYGKKGRSWNKILGLLDEMKSKGFEFDDFTCSTVISACGREGLLDEAKEFFAGLKSQGYVPGTVTYNSLLQVFGKAGVFMEALSILKEMEDNNCPPDAVTYNELVAAYVRAGFAEEGASVLKTMTQKGTMPNAVTYTTVINAYGRAGKEEEALRLFNQMKETGCVPNVCTYNAVLAMLGKKARPEDMIKILCDMKSSGCAPNRITWNTMLAMCGDKGKHKYVNQVLREMKNCGFEPDRDTFNTLISAYGRCGSDIDAAQMHDEMIRAGFTPCITTYNALLNALARRGDWKAAESVILDMKNKGFKPNETSYSLMINCHAKGGNVRGIERIEKEIYEGHIFPSWILLRTLVLANFKCRALRGMERAFQQLQIKGYKPDLVLFNSMLSIYARKNMYDRANDMLHMIRENDLQPDLVTYNSLMDMYARKGECWKAEEILLSLQKSGGKPDLVSYNTVIKGFCRQGHMQEAIRILSEMTARGIRPCIFTYNTFVTGYSGRGMFSEVDEVISYMTQNNCKPNELTYKIVVDGYCKARKFEEAMDFLSKIKEIDNSFDDEYVERLSSRIRGNWEALENLSSPSY, via the coding sequence ATGGAAGGTACCCTCTTCCCAAGTAGACCAGTCCTTCCTATTCAAACCAGCAGACCAATACAACCAAGCCCTCCTGTGAAATTCAATGCAACCACTTTGCCACCCCTTCCCCAAACCCCATCTTCATTTCCTATTGACTCTCTTCTCCAGCACCTTCTCAACATCTCTTCACCTCCCAACACTCCCCACAACCTTAAACCCTTAAACCCACCACACCAAACCAATGCCATTTTCCCTTCTCTTCAAATTTCAGTGGATTCGACTCCGAAACAGCACCAATTGAAGAAACCCACCTCGGTTTTAGTCCACGACTTTGAGGACAAGGCCAAACCAGAAGATGGGCTTATCGACTTCTTGACAGTAAAGGGTAAGATGATGTTCAATTCCATTGTAGAGTCGCCTTTGCATTGTGTGAATGAATTATGTGATTCTGCTAAGTTTGAGTTGCTTGAAGTTGATTTGATTAGTCTGTTGAAGGCATTAGACCTTTCTGGCAATTGGGAAAGAGCCCTTTTGTTGTTTGAATGGATTATGCTGAACTTACATTCTGAAAGTTTGAAATTGGATAAGCAGATCATTGAACTAATGGTTAGAATTTTGGGTAGAGAGTCACAGCATACTATTGCATCCAAGCTGTTTGATGTAATTCCCATAGAGGAGTACTCGCTGGATGTTCGAGCTTATACCACTGTCATTCATGCATATTCTCGCACTGGCAAGTACGAACGAGCAATTGACttgtttgagaaattgatgGAGATGGGTCTGTCGCCAACTTTAGTTACTTACAATGTCATGCTTGATGTTTATGGGAAGAAGGGTCGATCTTGGAATAAAATTTTAGGCCTCTTGGATGAGATGAAGAGCAAAGGATTTGAATTTGATGATTTTACTTGTAGTACAGTGATATCTGCTTGTGGAAGAGAGGGTTTGTTGGATGAGGCAAAAGAGTTCTTTGCCGGATTGAAGTCACAAGGGTATGTACCAGGAACAGTTACCTATAATTCTTTGCTACAAGTTTTCGGCAAGGCGGGGGTGTTCATGGAGGCATTGAGCATATTGAAAGAAATGGAGGATAACAACTGCCCACCTGATGCTGTTACTTACAATGAGCTTGTGGCAGCTTATGTGAGGGCAGGATTCGCCGAGGAGGGTGCATCTGTGTTAAAAACAATGACCCAAAAAGGAACTATGCCAAACGCTGTTACATACACTACCGTGATAAATGCATATGGAAGAGCAGGAAAGGAGGAAGAAGCTCTAAGGTTGTTCAACCAAATGAAGGAGACTGGCTGTGTTCCTAATGTTTGTACCTACAATGCTGTCCTTGCAATGCTTGGAAAGAAGGCACGGCCAGAGGACATGATAAAAATACTTTGTGATATGAAGTCGAGTGGATGTGCCCCTAACCGGATTACATGGAATACAATGCTTGCCATGTGTGGTGATAAGGGCAAGCACAAGTATGTGAATCAGGTGCTTCGAGAAATGAAGAATTGTGGTTTTGAGCCTGACAGAGACACCTTCAATACCTTGATCAGTGCATATGGACGGTGTGGGTCAGATATAGATGCTGCACAGATGCACGATGAGATGATTAGAGCTGGATTTACCCCATGCATTACAACTTACAATGCACTTCTAAATGCTCTGGCTCGGCGAGGGGACTGGAAAGCAGCTGAATCTGTTATTCTAGACATGAAGAATAAGGGTTTTAAGCCTAATGAAACCTCATATTCATTGATGATCAACTGCCATGCAAAGGGAGGGAATGTGAGGGGGATAGAGAGAATTGAGAAAGAAATCTATGAGGGTCATATTTTTCCTAGCTGGATTCTTTTGAGAACACTTGTTCTTGCAAACTTCAAGTGTAGAGCACTAAGGGGTATGGAGAGGGCATTCCAGCAATTGCAGATTAAAGGATATAAACCTGATTTGGTCCTGTTCAATTCTATGCTTTCCATTTATGCTCGAAAGAACATGTATGACCGGGCTAATGACATGCTGCACATGATTCGTGAAAACGACCTTCAGCCAGATCTTGTAACCTACAATAGCTTGATGGACATGTATGCCAGAAAGGGAGAGTGTTGGAAAGCAGAAGAAATTCTCCTGTCCTTACAAAAATCTGGTGGGAAACCGGACCTTGTCTCTTATAACACTGTCATCAAAGGATTTTGCAGGCAAGGGCACATGCAAGAGGCTATAAGAATTCTCTCTGAGATGACAGCAAGAGGGATTCGACCGTGTATTTTTACCTACAATACTTTTGTCACTGGCTATTCAGGGCGAGGAATGTTCTCAGAAGTAGATGAAGTGATTAGCTATATGACTCAGAACAATTGCAAACCTAATGAGTTAACCTACAAGATTGTGGTGGATGGTTATTGTAAAGCAAGGAAGTTTGAAGAAGCTATGGACTTTCTGTCAAAGATTAAGGAGATTGATAATTCTTTTGATGATGAATATGTGGAAAGACTCTCTTCTCGCATTAGGGGCAATTGGGAAGCATTGGAGAACTTAAGTAGTCCAAGTTACTGA